The Trichoderma atroviride chromosome 5, complete sequence genome contains a region encoding:
- a CDS encoding uncharacterized protein (EggNog:ENOG41): MPGISPIVLILGAGPKVGLPTAKAFASKGYKVALAARSLNEADSTDNQLNIKSDFANPDDVVNAFIKVKRELGIPSVVIYNAGAATFSPPSDPFAISLDAFKRDMTINNTSVFVAAQQAVLGFAELPDDAPRVFAFTGNILNVKPLPQFLESGAGKSASAHMMMAAAAEYKEKGFKFYYVDERKADGSAAFKINGEAHANLFCELAEAKTQGPWLQTFVKDAGYKDFGPYRL, encoded by the exons ATGCCCGGAATATCTCCCATCGTTCTCATCCTCGGTGCAGGTCCTAAAGTCGGCCTACCAACTGCAAAGGCCTTTGCTTCGAAAGGCTACAAGGTTGCACTCGCAGCTCGGTCACTGAACGAGGCGGACAGCACAGACAACCAGCTTAACATCAAAAGCGACTTCGCCAACCCCGATGACGTTGTCAATGCCTTTATAAAAGTGAAGAGGGAGCTGGGAATCCCAAGCGTAGTCATTTACAACG CCGGCGCCGCGACATTCTCTCCCCCAAGCGACCCATTTGCGATCTCTTTGGATGCTTTCAAGCGAGACATGACCATCAACAACACTAGTGTTTTTGTCGCTGCCCAGCAAGCCGTCCTCGGTTTCGCGGAGCTCCCTGACGATGCTCCAAGAGTGTTTGCGTTTACGGGCAACATCCTCAACGTCAAGCCGCTCCCACAGTTCCTAGAATCTGGCGCCGGCAAGTCGGCATCTGCGCAcatgatgatggctgctgccgctgaatacaaagaaaaggggtTCAA ATTTTACTATGTTGACGAACGAAAAGCGGATGGCTCTGCCGCTTTTAAGATAAATGGAGAGGCCCATGCAAATCTTTTCTGCGAGCTCGCTGAGGCGAAGACGCAAGGTCCTTGGCTGCAGACTTTCGTCAAGGATGCGGGATATAAGGACTTCGGCCCCTATCGACTATAG
- a CDS encoding uncharacterized protein (EggNog:ENOG41~TransMembrane:1 (o506-524i)) produces the protein MESQTSFRAQPSSSSEERPVVVGACDMCRKKKIRCEPTPQGCSPCTKYGTRCHFTPIAVKRKTRRPAGFKYIAQLEKRLLGVEALLGERSLGKPIVHDMNSRKEQTTHAAFLNTAALIKSPNGNNPWAPETFRVHDHNEPDVSTLGYITERMWPHPAPELHPVSLPARQQLPTKAVAIELIEETFNNYNRFLPLFDEEDFLREFQLKYSTSNPKDAGWWACLNVVLSIAHRLRSIRAIDPTQDHILAFGYVQNALSVVSELNVSDRSLSAVQALAGMACILQGTPDPEPAAMLVAAALRLAQAMNLHRECSGLGLMESQAEKRRRVFWKVYILDKDISLRTGRPFGQDDDDMDVRLPSNTSLESGNMDLFNCRIGLALVQGQVYKQLYSVQAGRQTATQRAIAAQELSSLLSYWKSSAQLELPEDSTTFSGAQLSGEMIHKVVLRLTYIHCLAMIDHHLPPAAQSSSNQELSRSEPSLSPSSLCVAESRKAIRLVESIPQGDCACVWMLLHAFFAAASSMLYNLTQNPMSPDAISDLDLVEPFLRLLETLARDPRTLSQSDELVRMRRTCNSLNLEAKEAVQLFSLRPLASST, from the exons ATGGAGTCACAAACGAGTTTCAGGGCTCAACCAAGTTCTAGTTCAGAAGAGCGGCCAGTCGTCGTTGGT GCCTGCGACATGTGTCGGAAGAAAAAGATCCGCTGCGAGCCTACTCCACAAGGATGCAGTCCATGCACCAAATATGGCACAAGGTGTCATTTTACGCCAATTGcagtgaagagaaagactCGCAGACCAGCTGG CTTCAAATACATCGCACAGCTCGAGAAAAGACTTTTAGGAGTAGAGGCGTTGCTAGGAGAGAGGTCGCTGGGAAAGCCAATTGTACATGACATGAACTCGCGTAAAGAGCAGACGACACACGCAGCATTTCTTAACACAGCGGCATTGATCAAATCTCCCAATGGAAATAATCCATGGGCACCAGAGA CATTTCGGGTACACGACCACAACGAACCTGATGTTTCTACGCTTGGATATATAACTGAACGTATGTGGCCTCATCCCGCTCCTGAATTACACCCAGTTTCTCTGCCAgcgcggcagcagcttcccACAAAAGCAGTCGCTATAGAGTTGATCGAGGAAACTTTCAACAACTATAATAGGTTCCTCCCGCTttttgatgaagaggactTCTTGAGAGAGTTTCAACTCAAGTACTCGACTTCCAACCCTAAAGACGCTGGTTGGTGGGCATGCCTCAATGTTGTGCTGTCGATAGCTCATCGTCTCCGCTCCATACGCGCCATAGATCCGACACAGGATCACATTCTGGCTTTTGGTTATGTGCAAAACGCCCTCAGCGTCGTCTCTGAGCTGAACGTCTCTGACCGCAGTCTCTCTGCCGTCCAGGCTCTGGCGGGCATGGCTTGCATTCTTCAGGGCACACCGGATCCGGAGCCAGCTGCAATGctcgttgctgctgctctccgCTTGGCACAGGCTATGAATCTGCACAGAGAATGTTCCGGTCTAGGGCTCATGGAATCACAAGCCGAGAAGCGGAGGCGGGTGTTCTGGAAGGTGTACATTCTTGACAAGGATATCAGTCTACGGACGGGCCGACCCTTTGgtcaagatgacgatgacatgGATGTACGTCTGCCATCAAACACAAGTCTTGAATCAGGTAATATGGACCTCTTCAACTGTCGCATAGGGCTTGCGCTGGTTCAGGGGCAGGTATATAAACAACTATACTCGGTACAGGCTGGACGACAAACGGCGACACAGAGGGCGATTGCTGCACAAGAACTGAGCTCTTTATTATCTTACTGGAAGTCCAGCGCTCAGCTAGAACTACCAGAGGACTCTACGACATTCTCAGGGGCCCAGCTATCAGGCGAGATGATCCACAAGGTGGTCTTAAGACTCACATATATTCATTGCCTCGCAATGATTGATCACCACTTGCCCCCGGCGGCGCAATCTTCCTCCAACCAAGAGCTCAGTCGGTCTGAACCATCATTATCTCCAAGCAGTCTTTGCGTGGCTGAGTCACGCAAAGCGATCCGTCTTGTGGAATCCATCCCTCAAGGAGACTGCGCCTGTGTCTG GATGCTCCTTCATGCTTTCTTCGCTGCGGCCAGCAGCATGCTCTATAATTTAACACAAAATCCTATGTCGCCTGACGCAATTTCAGATCTCGATCTCGTCGAGCCATTTCTGCGTCTGTTGGAGACACTTGCCAGGGATCCAAGGACACTATCACAGTCCGACGAACTGGTACGAATGCGTCGCACTTGCAACAGCCTAAAtcttgaagcaaaagaggctGTTCAACTTTTCAGTTTGAGGCCTCTAGCGTCCTCTACATGA
- a CDS encoding uncharacterized protein (EggNog:ENOG41~TransMembrane:1 (o500-518i)) yields MCRKKKIRCEPTPQGCSPCTKYGTRCHFTPIAVKRKTRRPAGFKYIAQLEKRLLGVEALLGERSLGKPIVHDMNSRKEQTTHAAFLNTAALIKSPNGNNPWAPESKPHTPSPKQTSNLGFNLGAAFRVHDHNEPDVSTLGYITERMWPHPAPELHPVSLPARQQLPTKAVAIELIEETFNNYNRFLPLFDEEDFLREFQLKYSTSNPKDAGWWACLNVVLSIAHRLRSIRAIDPTQDHILAFGYVQNALSVVSELNVSDRSLSAVQALAGMACILQGTPDPEPAAMLVAAALRLAQAMNLHRECSGLGLMESQAEKRRRVFWKVYILDKDISLRTGRPFGQDDDDMDVRLPSNTSLESGNMDLFNCRIGLALVQGQVYKQLYSVQAGRQTATQRAIAAQELSSLLSYWKSSAQLELPEDSTTFSGAQLSGEMIHKVVLRLTYIHCLAMIDHHLPPAAQSSSNQELSRSEPSLSPSSLCVAESRKAIRLVESIPQGDCACVWMLLHAFFAAASSMLYNLTQNPMSPDAISDLDLVEPFLRLLETLARDPRTLSQSDELVRMRRTCNSLNLEAKEAVQLFSLRPLASST; encoded by the exons ATGTGTCGGAAGAAAAAGATCCGCTGCGAGCCTACTCCACAAGGATGCAGTCCATGCACCAAATATGGCACAAGGTGTCATTTTACGCCAATTGcagtgaagagaaagactCGCAGACCAGCTGG CTTCAAATACATCGCACAGCTCGAGAAAAGACTTTTAGGAGTAGAGGCGTTGCTAGGAGAGAGGTCGCTGGGAAAGCCAATTGTACATGACATGAACTCGCGTAAAGAGCAGACGACACACGCAGCATTTCTTAACACAGCGGCATTGATCAAATCTCCCAATGGAAATAATCCATGGGCACCAGAGAGTAAGCCACATACTCCCTCGCCCAAACAAACGAGCAATCTGGGGTTTAACCTTGGAGCAGCATTTCGGGTACACGACCACAACGAACCTGATGTTTCTACGCTTGGATATATAACTGAACGTATGTGGCCTCATCCCGCTCCTGAATTACACCCAGTTTCTCTGCCAgcgcggcagcagcttcccACAAAAGCAGTCGCTATAGAGTTGATCGAGGAAACTTTCAACAACTATAATAGGTTCCTCCCGCTttttgatgaagaggactTCTTGAGAGAGTTTCAACTCAAGTACTCGACTTCCAACCCTAAAGACGCTGGTTGGTGGGCATGCCTCAATGTTGTGCTGTCGATAGCTCATCGTCTCCGCTCCATACGCGCCATAGATCCGACACAGGATCACATTCTGGCTTTTGGTTATGTGCAAAACGCCCTCAGCGTCGTCTCTGAGCTGAACGTCTCTGACCGCAGTCTCTCTGCCGTCCAGGCTCTGGCGGGCATGGCTTGCATTCTTCAGGGCACACCGGATCCGGAGCCAGCTGCAATGctcgttgctgctgctctccgCTTGGCACAGGCTATGAATCTGCACAGAGAATGTTCCGGTCTAGGGCTCATGGAATCACAAGCCGAGAAGCGGAGGCGGGTGTTCTGGAAGGTGTACATTCTTGACAAGGATATCAGTCTACGGACGGGCCGACCCTTTGgtcaagatgacgatgacatgGATGTACGTCTGCCATCAAACACAAGTCTTGAATCAGGTAATATGGACCTCTTCAACTGTCGCATAGGGCTTGCGCTGGTTCAGGGGCAGGTATATAAACAACTATACTCGGTACAGGCTGGACGACAAACGGCGACACAGAGGGCGATTGCTGCACAAGAACTGAGCTCTTTATTATCTTACTGGAAGTCCAGCGCTCAGCTAGAACTACCAGAGGACTCTACGACATTCTCAGGGGCCCAGCTATCAGGCGAGATGATCCACAAGGTGGTCTTAAGACTCACATATATTCATTGCCTCGCAATGATTGATCACCACTTGCCCCCGGCGGCGCAATCTTCCTCCAACCAAGAGCTCAGTCGGTCTGAACCATCATTATCTCCAAGCAGTCTTTGCGTGGCTGAGTCACGCAAAGCGATCCGTCTTGTGGAATCCATCCCTCAAGGAGACTGCGCCTGTGTCTG GATGCTCCTTCATGCTTTCTTCGCTGCGGCCAGCAGCATGCTCTATAATTTAACACAAAATCCTATGTCGCCTGACGCAATTTCAGATCTCGATCTCGTCGAGCCATTTCTGCGTCTGTTGGAGACACTTGCCAGGGATCCAAGGACACTATCACAGTCCGACGAACTGGTACGAATGCGTCGCACTTGCAACAGCCTAAAtcttgaagcaaaagaggctGTTCAACTTTTCAGTTTGAGGCCTCTAGCGTCCTCTACATGA
- a CDS encoding uncharacterized protein (TransMembrane:7 (i82-100o106-125i197-219o231-251i304-328o340-359i419-442o)) yields the protein MFKQIIGFFASPGAKGAIEDAAPTQYIFTDPVTSEEKKSGVICETEQRTPANNITGYVDRVKKGRLDRWLDRVVKASGSQPVFFIMIAGLLVWAFLGIPYGQSDNWAAVISDVQAIISYFFDSLLMRQQLNGYERQVRISASLRSRVKSQKRMLRQILASNRYNKPSFDEIENSHSDKFDLHLPEESWINRASNRTAAVLGHFGTICVYWICIFIWLGFGQYCSWSDRWQLYINSGTSALMILIFTFLANIRERHDEYVEKCMNAIFEVDSDVELKLRMLSGDTEPNSTVVVPAPPLGTFQRIIFYYADVVGTLVGIALLFIVLVIWAGIGPVMQWNNNWWLFIGTYAGLIGLIDGFVLRNVQQRLHQYERLALEEAKLEDTGLSDEIGVPAPENAKANHSSINYRLSNKMGIICAHEITVILGILLVIGLVIGASAMRWTLTGQLICNIPPSIIESFFMMILITGHNLSEADWRADLHHMYLWRLRLYGFVGRLTDETGGGSDSQER from the coding sequence ATGTTCAAGCAAATAATCggtttctttgcttctcctgGAGCCAAAGGAgccattgaagatgctgcaccAACTCAGTACATCTTCACTGATCCTGTTACCtctgaagaaaagaagtcgGGTGTTATCTGTGAAACAGAACAAAGGACACCTGCAAACAACATCACTGGCTATGTTGATCGTGTGAAGAAAGGCAGGCTCGACCGGTGGCTTGATAGAGTTGTCAAGGCATCTGGCTCTCAGcctgtcttcttcatcatgatTGCAGGTCTTCTCGTTTGGGCTTTTCTTGGCATTCCCTACGGTCAATCCGACAACTGGGCTGCAGTCATTTCCGACGTGCAAGCCATCATCAGCTACTTCTTTGACTCGCTTCTTATGCGTCAACAACTCAATGGCTATGAAAGACAGGTCCGAATCTCCGCAAGCTTGAGGTCCCGTGTCAAGAGTCAGAAGCGCATGTTGCGACAGATTCTTGCCAGCAATCGTTACAACAAGCCATCTTttgacgagattgagaaTTCTCATTCAGACAAATTTGATCTCCATCTACCTGAAGAGAGCTGGATCAACCGAGCTTCCAATCGTACCGCAGCAGTTCTAGGCCACTTTGGCACTATTTGCGTATACTGGATTTGCATCTTCATTTGGCTCGGCTTCGGGCAATACTGCAGCTGGAGTGATCGCTGGCAGCTCTATATCAATTCTGGAACTTCGGCACTCATGATCTTGATCTTTACTTTTTTGGCCAATATTCGCGAACGCCATGATGAATATGTCGAGAAGTGCATGAATGCTATATTCGAGGTCGATTCGGACGTTGAACTGAAGCTCCGCATGCTCAGCGGCGACACCGAACCCAACTCCACAGTCGTTGTTCCGGCGCCTCCTTTGGGTACTTTCCAACGAATCATCTTTTACTATGCAGATGTTGTTGGGACTCTTGTTGGCATCGCACTGCTATTCATTGTCTTGGTCATTTGGGCCGGCATTGGCCCTGTTATGCAGTGGAATAACAACTGGTGGCTATTCATTGGCACCTACGCTGGTTTGATCGGGTTGATTGACGGGTTTGTCCTCCGAAACGTTCAACAGCGGTTGCATCAGTATGAACGACTTGCTCTAGAAGAAGCCAAACTTGAGGATACCGGTCTGTCAGATGAGATTGGAGTGCCTGCGCCAGAGAACGCCAAGGCCAACCACAGCTCTATCAATTATCGCCTTTCTAACAAAATGGGCATCATTTGCGCTCACGAAATCACTGTTATACTGGGTATCTTGCTTGTCATAGGCCTTGTTATTGGAGCTAGCGCAATGAGGTGGACTCTTACCGGACAGTTGATCTGCAACATTCCTCCTAGCATCATCGAGTCGTTCTTCATGATGATTCTCATTACTGGTCACAACCTTTCGGAGGCTGACTGGCGCGCAGATCTGCACCACATGTACTTGTGGCGTCTGCGACTCTACGGGTTTGTTGGCCGATTGACGGATGAAACTGGTGGCGGTAGTGATAGCCAAGAGCGCTAA
- a CDS encoding uncharacterized protein (EggNog:ENOG41~SECRETED:SignalP(1-18)), with protein MSLKTVLSLLAAFQAVKADFSHPLHFKKVDAVAAKNIAAAKGRVTAATGNLVADQGFWFSNFTIGGSSNLEILIDTGSSDAMLNPGVYKPGPKSVNTNTPFRISYATTNPDGSGSLTAAGKVYRDVITQHDANLTVSQQYLGSVDSPSSPPTFPPRWPHWLRRHRQQRSQRNALFPELVRPRLAVVLPLRAGSHRRRDRHALLRHCSDGPVQRRPGLSVRQRRMDRHRRRHAEWQDGPQQRLHHHRFRHDRHLRTLVAGQDIVPAGRYPGSAEQQWHHRLLRLRCAAHHWAVIQWQQLQHLARGPCLYPERQQLHGEHPRDN; from the exons ATGTCTCTGAAAACGGTTCTGTCGCTGTTGGCCGCCTTCCAGGCCGTCAAGGCCGACTTCTCGCATCCGCTGCACTTCAAGAAGGTCGATGCCGTAGCTGCGAAGAACATCGCTGCAGCAAAGGGACGGGTGACCGCTGCAACAGGCAATTTGGTTGCCGACCAG GGCTTCTGGTTCTCCAACTTCACCAtcggcggcagctccaacCTCGAGATCCTGATCGATACCGGCTCCTCTGATGCTATGCTGAACCCCGGCGTCTATAAGCCCGGCCCCAAGTCGGTCAACACCAACACGCCCTTTCGCATCTCCTACGCCACGACAAATCCCGATGGATCTGGATCACTTACT GCTGCGGGCAAAGTCTACCGGGATGTCATCACCCAACACGACGCCAACCTGACCGTCTCACAGCAGTATCTCGGATCTGTCGACAgcccctcctcgccgccgacATTCCCCCCACGATGGCCTCATTGGCTACGCAGGCATCGACAGCAGCGCTCTCAGCGAAACGCCCTTTTTCCAGAGCTTGTGCGACCAAGGCTCGCTGTCGTCCTGCCGCTTCGGGCTGGCTCTCACCGCCGACGAGACCGGCACGCTCTACTACGGCACTGTAGCGACGGACCAGTTCAGCGGCGACCTGGTCTCAGTGTCCGCCAGCGACGAATGGATCGTCACCGGCGACGTCACGCTGAATGGCAAGACGGTccgcagcagcgtctccatcatcacagaTTCCGGCACGACCGTCATCTTCGGACCCTCGTCGCAGGTCAAGACATTGTTCCAGCAGGCCGGTATCCAGGCAGTGCAGAACAGCAATGGCATCACCGGCTACTACGCCTGCGATGCGCCGCCCACCATTGGGCTGTCATTCAATGgcaacaacttcaacatcTTGCCCGAGGCCCTTGCCTTTACCCAGAACGGCAACAACTGCACGGCGAGCATCCACGGGACAACTGA
- a CDS encoding uncharacterized protein (EggNog:ENOG41): MEIIHGKDLPFSDLSLKHRNNGLAFKNLFIGQENTPENHLFALVRSVVFYSPRHKHNFDQFRYAYKGDISINPDKNAAEGELVYHPEGVCYGPQKDSEGERVVLILQFGGTSGQGFLSYRQLEEGQKELAQLGHFEGGKYYRNGSHEGDEPQDGYEALWEKFNGRRLIYPPGRYKNPIFMSPINYAWRPADNLANTEGMAFKKLLGVFTERETRAEMIKIKKLGQFSIASANAIRLLFVVNGAGEVEGQPWEEESAIRVSPGKEIVISANQDAEILLFTLPLLNYYELRI; this comes from the coding sequence ATGGAAATAATTCACGGCAAAGATTTGCCGTTTTCTGACCTTTCCCTTAAGCACCGTAACAATGGTCTAGCATTCAAAAACTTATTCATCGGTCAAGAAAATACACCCGAGAATCACCTCTTCGCCCTCGTCCGGTCAGTTGTGTTTTATTCCCCGCGCCACAAACATAATTTTGACCAGTTTCGCTACGCTTATAAGGGTGACATTTCCATTAACCCTGACAAAAATGCTGCTGAAGGGGAGCTTGTCTACCATCCCGAAGGTGTCTGCTACGGGCCTCAGAAAGATTCTGAAGGAGAGCGGGTGGTTCTCATTCTACAGTTTGGTGGAACAAGTGGCCAAGGTTTCCTTTCATATCGCCAGTTGGAAGAAGGCCAGAAAGAGCTTGCCCAGCTCGGCCATTTTGAGGGAGGTAAATATTATCGAAACGGGAGCCATGAAGGTGATGAGCCGCAAGACGGATATGAAGCGCTGTGGGAAAAGTTCAATGGCCGACGCCTCATCTACCCACCGGGTCGCTACAAAAATCCCATCTTCATGAGTCCGATCAATTATGCATGGCGCCCGGCAGACAATCTGGCAAACACTGAGGGGATGGCTTTCAAGAAGTTGCTTGGGGTGTTTACCGAACGCGAAACCCGAGCAGAGATGATCAAAATCAAGAAGCTTGGGCAGTTTTCTATTGCTTCAGCGAATGCAATAAGACTGCTTTTTGTTGTCAACGGTGCGGGCGAAGTGGAAGGGCAGCCGTGGGAAGAAGAATCGGCGATACGGGTCTCGCCTGGCAAGGAAATTGTGATCTCTGCAAATCAAGATGCGGAAATTCTGCTGTTCACCCTGCCATTGTTAAATTATTATGAACTGCGCATCTAA
- a CDS encoding uncharacterized protein (EggNog:ENOG41~MEROPS:MER0001321~SECRETED:SignalP(1-19)), with protein MKSLTLAANLLLVASAAMATPLAARKQAAMDALRARNAARRSNKFQASSSTHVNSTADVESTNWAGAALTTSGITEVTGTFTVPKPTVPSGGSSSTEYCGAAWVGIDGYSDADLIQTGVLWCVQSGEYLYEAWYEYLPASLIAYSGITVTAGSVVTVTATKTGNNSGTTTLTSGGKTVSHTFSNQNSPLPGTSAEWIVEDFTSGSSLVPFADFGSVTFTGSSALVNGQTVTPGSGSSTIIDLENSRGQIITSTSISGGSVTVNYE; from the coding sequence ATGAAATCCCTCACTCTTGCCGCAAACCTCCTTTTGGTGGCCAGTGCCGCCATGGCAACTCCTCTTGCCGCTCGCAAGCAGGCTGCTATGGATGCTCTCCGCGCCAGGAATGCTGCTCGTCGCTCCAACAAGTTCCAagccagctcctccacccACGTCAACAGCACTGCCGATGTCGAGTCTACGAACTGGGCTGGCGCCGCTCTCACAACATCAGGCATTACTGAGGTCACCGGTACCTTCACGGTCCCCAAGCCCACTGTCCCATCTGGCGGCAGTTCCAGCACCGAATACTGCGGTGCTGCTTGGGTTGGAATTGACGGTTACTCTGATGCCGATCTCATCCAGACTGGCGTCCTCTGGTGTGTCCAAAGCGGCGAATACCTGTACGAGGCTTGGTATGAGTACCTCCCCGCCTCGTTGATCGCATACTCGGGCATTACTGTGACCGCCGGATCGGTTGTTACCGTTACTGCCACCAAGACCGGCAACAACAGCGGAACCACGACGTTGACAAGCGGTGGAAAGACTGTGTCTCACACCTTCTCCAACCAAAACTCGCCCCTGCCCGGTACCAGCGCTGAGTGGATTGTTGAGGACTTTACCTCTGGCAGCTCATTGGTTCCTTTTGCAGACTTTGGATCTGTTACCTTCACTGGATCAAGCGCTCTTGTTAACGGGCAAACTGTTACACCAGGCAGCGGATCCTCGACTATCATTGACCTGGAAAACTCAAGGGGCCAGATCATCACATCAACATCCATCTCTGGCGGCTCAGTTACCGTCAACTACGAGTAA
- a CDS encoding uncharacterized protein (EggNog:ENOG41), which translates to MAPVEYAIPRGSLVLVTGANGYIGSHVVDQLLALGYRVRGTVRDKKPWLDEFFEKKYGKDKFESVAVQAIEAPGAFSNIAEGASGVVHVASDVSFGLDPNVVIPIAVQGTINVLEEAAKQPSITRFVITSSSAALHIPEPNKKGVKVDENTWNEAAIKLAWSGNLTGNVPAGLEGAVVYSASKTEAEKAAWKWVQEKKPNFVLNTVLPNFNFGQVLIPEHQSGSTMGFVRKWFKGDFSILSFPPQHFIDVQDCARLHVAGLLDPNVKDQRIFGLVQEYNWTDVLAIFHRLRPEIKLPEAPVNEGRDLTEVVPKDKAEKLLKDFFGQGWTSLEDSLKAGIADL; encoded by the exons ATGGCGCCCGTCGAATACGCTATTCCCCGTGGAAGCTTGGTCTTGGTCACCGGAGCTAATGGGTATATTGGCTCACACGTTGTCGATCAGCTCCTTGCGCTGGGTTACAGAGTCCGAGGCACTGTTCGAGACAAGAAGCCATGGCTAGATGAATTCTTTGAAAAGAAGTATGGCAAGGACAAGTTTGAGAGTGTTGCTGTTCAAGCGATAGAAGCTCCTGGAGCCTTTTCCAATATTGCAGAAGGGGCTAGTGGAGTCGTTCACGTG GCTTCGGATGTCTCTTTTGGACTCGATCCCAACGTTGTCATTCCGATTGCAGTACAGGGCACGATCAACGTTCTCGAGGAAGCTGCCAAACAACCTTCCATAACACGTTTTGTCATTACGTCGTCTTCTGCTGCGTTACATATTCCCGAGCCAAACAAAAAGGGTGTCAAGGTTGATGAGA ACACATGGAACGAAGCTGCGATCAAACTGGCATGGAGCGGCAACCTGACCGGCAACGTTCCTGCGGGCCTTGAAGGTGCTGTTGTGTATTCCGCCTCGAAGACCGAAGCAGAAAAGGCTGCATGGAAGTGGgttcaagagaagaagcctaACTTTGTTCTCAACACTGTGCTGCCCAACTTTAAC TTTGGCCAAGTTTTGATACCAGAGCATCAGTCTGGCTCTACAATGGGCTTTGTTCGTAAATGGTTCAAAGGCGACTTTAGCATTCTTAGCTTCCCACCTC AACACTTCATTGACGTGCAGGACTGCGCTCGTCTGCATGTGGCCGGCTTGCTCGACCCAAATGTCAAAGACCAACGCatctttggccttgtccaagaATACAACTGGACGGACGTTCTAGCAATCTTCCACAGACTCCGCCCTGAAATAAAGCTGCCCGAAGCTCCTGTAAATGAGGGTCGTGACTTGACAGAAGTTGTGCCAAAGGATAAAGCCGAGAAGCTTCTGAAGGACTTTTTCGGCCAGGGCTGGACATCGCTGGAGGATAGTCTGAAAGCCGGAATTGCAGATCTTTAA